A single window of Periophthalmus magnuspinnatus isolate fPerMag1 chromosome 9, fPerMag1.2.pri, whole genome shotgun sequence DNA harbors:
- the cdo1 gene encoding cysteine dioxygenase type 1 — protein sequence MEQTEVVVPKNLDELIAILHKIFESDCINVEEVQQIMESYESNPQDWKKFAKFDQFRYTRNLVDEGNGKFNLIILCWGEGHGSSIHDHTDSHCFMKLLQGQLKETLFDWPESRQGEMVQKSQRILMENKVAYINDSIGLHRVENGSHTEPAVSLHLYSPPFQACQTFDQRTGHKNTVKMTFWSKFGERTPFEVTASQENN from the exons ATGGAACAAACCGAAGTGGTGGTGCCCAAGAATCTGGATGAGTTAATTGCAATTTTGCACAAGATTTTTGAGAGTGACTGCATCAATGTTGAAGAGGTGCAACAAATAATGGAATCATATGAGAGCAACCCCCAGGACTGGAAAAAATTCGCCAAGTTTGATCAGTTCag atacaCACGAAACTTGGTGGATGAAGGGAATGGCAAGTTTAACCTCATCATCTTATGTTGGGGAGAAGGCCATGGCAG TAGTATCCACGACcacacagactcacactgcTTCATGAAGCTGCTCCAGGGTCAGCTCAAAGAGACGCTCTTCGACTGGCCTGAGAGCAGACAGGGAGAGATGGTCCAAAAATCACAGAGAATCCTGATGGAAAACAAAGTGGCTTACATAAATG aCTCCATCGGCCTGCACCGCGTGGAGAAcgggagccacacagagcctgcAGTCAGCCTGCACCTGTACAGCCCGCCCTTCCAAGCCTGCCAGACGTTTGACCAGAGGACCGGCCACAAAAACACCGTCAAGATGACCTTCTGGAGCAAGTTTGGAGAGAGGACTCCATTT GAGGTAACAGCGTCACAAGAAAACAACTGA
- the ap3s1 gene encoding AP-3 complex subunit sigma-1 — protein sequence MIKAILIFNNHGKPRLSKFYEHYTEDTEQQIIRETFHLVSKRDENVCNFLEGGMLIGGSDYKLIYRHYATLYFVFCVDSSESELGILDLIQVFVETLDKCFENVCELDLIFHVDKVHNILAEMVMGGMVLETNMNEIITQVDAQNKMEKSEAGIAGAPARAVSAVKNMNLPEMPRNINIGDISIKVPNLPSFK from the exons ATGATTAAAGCCATTCTCATTTTCAACAACCACGGGAAACCACGGCTCTCCAAATTCTACGAGCACTAC ACAGAAGACACAGAACAGCAGATCATCAGGGAAACCTTCCACTTGGTCTCGAAAAGAGATGAGAACGTGTGTAAtttccttgaaggtggaat GTTGATTGGAGGATCAGACTACAAACTCATCTACAGACACTATGCCACTCTCTACTTTGTCTTCTGTGTGGACTCATCAGAGAGTGAACTAGGAATCTTAGACTTAATCCAG GTCTTTGTGGAGACTTTGGACAAGTGCTTTGAGAATGTTTGTGAGCTTGACTTAATCTTCCACGTAGATAAG GTGCACAACATTCTAGCCGAGATGGTGATGGGGGGGATGGTTCTAGAGACGAACATGAACGAGATCATCACACAGGTGGATGCTCAGAACAAGATGGAGAAGTCTGAG GCCGGTATCGCAGGGGCTCCCGCTCGTGCTGTATCTGCTGTAAAGAACATGAACCTCCCAGAAATGCCCCGAAACATCAACATAGGTGACATCAGTATAAAAGTGCCAAATCTGCCCTCCTTCAAATAG